A window from Peromyscus eremicus chromosome 5, PerEre_H2_v1, whole genome shotgun sequence encodes these proteins:
- the Dhodh gene encoding dihydroorotate dehydrogenase (quinone), mitochondrial, giving the protein MAWRHLRKRALDAAIILGGGGFLFTSYLTAIGDDHFYADYLMPALQRLLDPESAHRLAVRFTSLGLLPRATFQDSDMLEVRVLGHKFRNPVGIAAGFDKHGEAVDGLYKLGFGFVEVGSVTPQPQEGNPRPRVFRLREDQAVINRYGFNSHGLSVVEQRLRARQQKQTKLTADGLPLGINLGKNKTSVDAAADYVEGVRVLGPLADYLVVNVSSPNTAGLRSLQGKTELRRLLAKVLQERDALKGLRKPAVLVKIAPDLTAQDKEDIASVARELGIDGLIVTNTTVSRPSGLQGALRSETGGLSGKPLRDLSTQTIREMYTLTQGRIPIIGVGGVSSGQDALEKIQAGASLVQLYTALTFLGPPVVVRVKRELEALLKEQGFNTVTDAIGADHRR; this is encoded by the exons ATGGCGTGGAGACACTTGAGA AAGCGGGCATTGGATGCAGCCATCATCCTTGGGGGTGGAGGATTTCTCTTCACCTCTTACCTGACAGCCATTGGCGATGACCATTTCTATGCTGATTATCTGATGCCGGCCCTGCAGAGGCTGCTAGACCCAGAGTCAGCCCACCGGCTAGCTGTTCGCTTCACGTCCCTGGGGCTCCTTCCTCGAGCTACATTTCAGGACTCTGACATGCTG GAAGTGAGAGTCCTGGGCCATAAATTCCGAAACCCAGTAGGGATTGCTGCAGGATTTGACAAGCACGGGGAAGCTGTGGACGGCCTCTACAAGCTGGGCTTTGGTTTTGTTGAGGTGGGAAGTGTGACTCCCCAGCCTCAGGAAGGAAACCCCAGACCCAGAGTGTTCCGACTTCGGGAGGATCAAGCTGTCATTAACAG GTACGGATTCAACAGCCACGGGCTCTCAGTGGTGGAACAGAGGCTGCGGGCCAGACAGCAGAAGCAGACTAAGCTCACTGCAG ATGGGCTGCCTCTGGGAATAAACCTGGGGAAGAATAAGACTTCGGTGGATGCTGCTGCAGACTATGTAGAGGGTGTTCGTGTCCTGGGCCCCTTGGCTGACTACCTGGTGGTAAACGTGTCCAGTCCCAACACTGCTGGTCTGAGGAGCCTACAGGGAAAGACTGAGCTGCGCCGCCTGCTGGCCAAG GTGCTGCAGGAGAGGGACGCCCTGAAGGGCTTGCGGAAGCCAGCCGTGCTGGTGAAGATCGCCCCTGACCTCACGGCCCAGGACAAGGAGGACATTGCCAGTGTGGCCAGAGAG CTGGGCATCGATGGACTGATTGTCACAAACACCACAGTGAGTcgcccttctggcctccaaggtgCCCTCCGCTCTGAGACGGGAGGACTGAGTGGGAAGCCACTCCGAGATCTGTCGACCCAGACCATCCGGGAGATGTACACCCTCACTCAAG GCAGGATTCCCATTATCGGGGTTGGTGGTGTGAGCAGTGGGCAGGACGCGCTGGAGAAGATCCAGGCGGGGGCCTCCCTGGTGCAGTTGTACACGGCCCTCACCTTCCTGGGGCCACCTGTCGTGGTCAGGGTCAAGCGTGAGCTGGAGGCGCTTCTAAA AGAGCAGGGTTTTAACACAGTCACAGATGCCATTGGAGCAGATCATCGGAGGTGA